The following coding sequences are from one Candidatus Dependentiae bacterium window:
- a CDS encoding Npt1/Npt2 family nucleotide transporter has translation MLSGLKRVAQSLWGKFENRQELMRFLQLAIVFGLIIGTYWSLRTMKDSIFNAIVGGTDYLWFAKIISLVINVPLVIIYSKMTDIFPRHKFFCFLTVFYGIATLGFAWAFTTETMGLMNTVASPDRYIGWAWYAFVESFGSLVVALFWAFTTDITKPDAAKRGFPLIILFAQLANIVFPFFMSARKMGFTNSAPVVAICAGLMFAMALLMLNFIRTVPEKDLVGYAAGNVETTEEEGEPGFFEGLKLLLTKGYLFGIFLIISVYEIIVTIVDNHFKVTTFSAHSGEANVQALLSQYATWTGIVAMACVLLGINNIQRKLGMTASLLVLPPLVGLAIVLIKFNPASLNIAFWIMVFSKAVNYALTQPTIKQLYIPTTKDTKYKATAWIETFGSRLSKAGGSSFAGLRSVLGVNSFLSIAAMASMGMIGIWVLAAMYIAKKYNKAIKDDTVVC, from the coding sequence ATGCTGAGTGGTTTAAAACGAGTTGCACAATCATTATGGGGTAAATTTGAGAACCGCCAAGAACTGATGAGATTTTTACAGTTGGCAATTGTTTTTGGTCTTATCATCGGGACGTATTGGAGTTTGAGAACTATGAAAGATAGTATCTTCAATGCAATCGTTGGTGGTACAGATTACTTGTGGTTTGCTAAAATTATTTCATTAGTTATCAATGTTCCTCTTGTGATTATTTATAGTAAAATGACGGACATTTTCCCAAGACATAAATTTTTCTGTTTTCTAACTGTTTTTTATGGCATAGCAACATTAGGTTTTGCTTGGGCATTTACCACAGAAACTATGGGGTTAATGAATACAGTTGCTAGTCCGGATCGTTATATTGGTTGGGCTTGGTATGCATTTGTTGAAAGTTTTGGTTCACTTGTAGTGGCGCTTTTCTGGGCATTTACTACTGATATTACCAAACCGGATGCGGCAAAAAGAGGTTTTCCTCTAATAATTTTGTTTGCACAACTTGCAAATATTGTTTTCCCTTTCTTTATGTCAGCTAGAAAAATGGGTTTCACAAATAGTGCTCCTGTCGTGGCAATATGTGCAGGATTGATGTTTGCAATGGCTCTTTTAATGTTGAATTTTATCAGAACTGTACCTGAAAAAGATCTCGTAGGTTATGCTGCAGGTAATGTTGAAACAACTGAAGAAGAAGGCGAGCCGGGCTTTTTTGAAGGCTTGAAATTGCTTTTGACTAAAGGTTATTTGTTTGGCATTTTCCTTATCATATCTGTGTATGAGATAATCGTTACTATTGTTGACAATCACTTTAAAGTTACAACTTTTTCAGCGCATAGCGGTGAAGCCAACGTACAAGCATTGCTTTCTCAGTATGCAACTTGGACAGGTATTGTGGCAATGGCATGTGTATTGCTTGGTATCAATAACATTCAACGTAAATTGGGTATGACAGCGTCTCTTTTGGTGTTGCCTCCATTGGTTGGTTTAGCTATTGTTTTAATCAAGTTTAATCCAGCTAGCCTGAACATTGCCTTTTGGATTATGGTGTTCTCAAAAGCGGTAAACTATGCATTGACTCAGCCAACAATCAAGCAACTTTATATTCCGACAACTAAAGATACTAAATATAAAGCTACTGCATGGATTGAAACTTTCGGTTCACGACTTTCAAAAGCGGGTGGATCAAGCTTTGCCGGATTGCGCTCAGTTCTTGGTGTGAACAGTTTCTTGTCAATAGCAGCAATGGCTTCTATGGGAATGATTGGTATATGGGTATTGGCAGCAATGTATATTGCTAAAAAATATAACAAAGCAATTAAAGATGACACTGTTGTTTGTTAA